The Petrocella atlantisensis genome has a window encoding:
- a CDS encoding helicase HerA-like domain-containing protein, translated as MEIGINVSKKISMNPKMINRHGLITGATGTGKTVTLKVLAEAFSEEGIPVFMQDIKGDLTGFIEPGTHSDKFQKRLEQIGLESVAFTTYPTTFWDIFGEEGHPIRATVSDMGPLMLSKLLTLNDVQTSVLYTIFKFADENGLLLLDFKDLLAILGHITESGSKLEGQYKSISKATLGAIHRKLIIMEQEGIEHFFGEPAFDIHDLLTFDNMGHGMIHVLESSKLSTNPSLYSTFLLWLLSELFEDLDEVGDLDKPRLVFFFDEAHLIFKDMSKSLLDKFEQIVKLIRSKGVGIYFITQNPLDIPESVLAQLGNRIQHALRAYTPKEQKAVRVAADTFRQNEAFDTADVISNLGVGEALISFLDEKGIPSIVERAYIMPPKSKIGPVAEQEAVIKHINMSYFKNKYNQSYDRHSAYEALKEKALHTQDSINTKEEAKKSVRKTDSPLDRFMKSTASSIGTHVGRSLIRGILGSLKK; from the coding sequence ATGGAGATAGGTATTAATGTAAGTAAAAAAATCAGTATGAATCCAAAAATGATTAACAGACACGGGCTTATTACCGGAGCAACCGGTACCGGGAAAACTGTAACCTTAAAAGTGCTTGCAGAAGCTTTTAGTGAAGAGGGCATACCTGTTTTCATGCAGGATATAAAAGGAGATCTTACAGGATTTATTGAACCCGGTACACATAGCGATAAATTTCAAAAACGCCTTGAGCAAATTGGTCTTGAAAGTGTGGCTTTTACGACATACCCAACTACATTTTGGGATATCTTTGGTGAAGAAGGTCATCCGATTCGCGCAACCGTTTCAGATATGGGACCACTCATGCTCAGTAAATTACTCACACTCAACGATGTTCAGACTTCAGTTTTATATACCATTTTCAAATTTGCAGATGAAAATGGCCTACTTCTACTGGATTTTAAGGACTTGTTGGCTATCCTTGGTCATATCACTGAAAGCGGCTCCAAATTAGAAGGACAGTATAAAAGTATAAGTAAAGCGACCCTGGGTGCTATTCATCGAAAGCTCATCATCATGGAGCAAGAAGGCATTGAACATTTTTTTGGAGAACCTGCCTTTGATATTCACGATCTACTTACTTTTGACAACATGGGGCATGGTATGATTCATGTTTTAGAATCTTCAAAGCTTTCTACCAATCCTAGTCTTTATTCTACTTTCCTTCTATGGCTTCTCTCCGAACTTTTCGAGGATCTCGATGAAGTCGGCGATCTTGATAAACCGCGTCTGGTATTCTTTTTTGATGAGGCGCACTTGATTTTCAAGGACATGTCCAAATCATTACTGGATAAGTTCGAACAGATTGTAAAATTAATACGTTCAAAAGGTGTGGGTATCTATTTCATCACCCAAAATCCCCTAGATATTCCTGAATCTGTATTGGCACAATTAGGCAATAGAATTCAACATGCTTTACGTGCTTATACACCTAAAGAACAAAAAGCGGTGCGCGTTGCAGCTGATACTTTCAGACAGAATGAAGCCTTTGATACAGCAGATGTTATTTCTAATCTAGGTGTTGGTGAAGCATTGATCTCATTCTTAGATGAAAAAGGCATACCCAGTATCGTTGAGAGGGCCTATATTATGCCACCGAAAAGTAAAATCGGCCCCGTTGCTGAGCAAGAGGCCGTCATCAAGCATATCAATATGTCTTATTTTAAGAATAAATATAATCAAAGCTATGACCGCCATTCAGCTTATGAGGCCCTTAAAGAAAAAGCATTGCATACACAAGACAGTATAAACACTAAGGAAGAGGCCAAGAAAAGTGTTCGAAAGACAGATTCTCCCCTTGATCGATTTATGAAGTCGACAGCTTCATCCATTGGTACCCATGTCGGCCGGTCCTTAATACGAGGCATACTTGGCTCATTAAAAAAATAG
- a CDS encoding HD domain-containing protein gives MVLEREILENIRYRVYQVLDQLGQQSYDYQHVRSVERLSGEMAKRRGLNSDIAQTIALLHDMGRITENAMGKEHGIVGSRLAFRWLTDYNVEAPIKQIVVDAVAKHNKKKQIDGPYDELIKDCDALAHELEIGEYLPKYEQMRCEQAYKLFFKIVMRDLDEIDRIFQEKWRDLFRVLKSLDEQALDSKQVHTIRTEIRTLRAMIWMLNGYQSKGVKNLEHFLKEVFIDLEQSRKLSVFRKSLKKAEASNKLIGQVSKLLQDENKKMIRKIRKRTLKREKSVDKVNIGLKAVPQHEALAIKYKIQEDLKKDYVSLLEKVSIKNLKSLHKLRIFGKKFLYLAESGVIIFLDEHDGQLYSNIHRTVGGLNDIEENKKLLKIFMKEKSISLKKKEMDRLLMYYDKETSRLNQEMKWMLFMMKKRFN, from the coding sequence TTGGTTTTAGAACGTGAAATTTTGGAAAACATAAGGTATCGGGTATATCAAGTATTGGATCAACTGGGTCAACAAAGCTATGATTATCAACATGTTAGAAGTGTCGAGCGTTTAAGTGGTGAAATGGCGAAACGGCGGGGTTTGAACAGTGATATTGCCCAGACCATAGCCTTGCTTCATGATATGGGTCGAATCACTGAAAATGCAATGGGTAAAGAGCATGGTATTGTTGGAAGTAGGCTGGCTTTTAGATGGCTTACGGATTATAACGTAGAGGCGCCTATTAAGCAGATTGTGGTCGATGCGGTGGCCAAACACAATAAGAAAAAACAGATAGATGGTCCCTATGATGAATTAATTAAGGATTGCGATGCATTAGCACATGAATTGGAGATAGGAGAATACCTTCCAAAGTATGAGCAGATGAGATGTGAACAAGCTTATAAACTGTTTTTTAAGATAGTTATGAGAGATCTTGATGAAATAGATAGGATTTTCCAAGAAAAATGGCGCGACTTGTTCAGGGTTCTAAAAAGCCTAGATGAGCAAGCCCTTGATAGTAAACAAGTCCATACTATTCGTACTGAGATTAGGACTTTAAGGGCTATGATTTGGATGCTTAATGGATATCAGTCCAAAGGTGTCAAAAACTTGGAACATTTTCTTAAAGAAGTTTTTATTGATCTTGAACAGTCTAGAAAGCTTTCGGTATTTAGAAAGTCCTTAAAAAAAGCAGAAGCCTCCAATAAACTTATCGGGCAAGTTTCAAAGCTATTACAGGATGAAAATAAAAAAATGATAAGAAAAATTAGAAAAAGAACATTAAAGCGTGAAAAGTCAGTAGATAAAGTAAATATTGGGTTAAAAGCAGTACCTCAACATGAAGCATTAGCTATAAAGTATAAAATACAAGAAGACTTAAAAAAAGACTATGTATCACTCCTTGAAAAAGTATCCATCAAGAATCTAAAATCATTACACAAGCTTAGGATATTCGGGAAAAAATTCTTGTATTTGGCGGAGTCAGGTGTAATTATATTTCTAGATGAGCATGATGGTCAACTTTATAGTAACATTCATAGAACAGTTGGTGGACTTAATGATATTGAGGAAAACAAAAAGCTGCTTAAGATATTCATGAAAGAAAAGTCCATTTCTCTCAAGAAAAAAGAAATGGACCGACTACTGATGTATTATGACAAGGAAACATCCAGATTGAACCAAGAGATGAAATGGATGTTGTTTATGATGAAAAAGCGATTTAATTAG
- a CDS encoding protein-L-isoaspartate(D-aspartate) O-methyltransferase — MNKSPTKVFFKQLDRRLFMEQYKELAHVDRAFPIGFGQTISQPSLVLYMTEILELKPQHKVLEIGTGSGYQTAFLAQFSNWVYTVEAIEPLMKKAEIRLKNLNYHNISFILGDGTYGLMDHAPYDRIIVTAAAREIPPTLIEQLRPDGRLLIPVGNKYAQDLSLIIKDSEGNITVSSIEPVRFVPLVGDYEL, encoded by the coding sequence ATGAACAAAAGCCCCACAAAAGTCTTTTTCAAGCAATTGGATCGTCGTTTGTTCATGGAACAATACAAGGAATTGGCCCACGTTGACCGGGCTTTCCCGATTGGTTTTGGACAAACGATATCACAACCCTCACTCGTACTGTACATGACAGAGATTCTTGAGCTAAAGCCGCAGCATAAAGTACTTGAAATAGGAACAGGCTCCGGCTACCAGACGGCATTTCTCGCACAGTTTTCTAATTGGGTATATACCGTTGAAGCCATAGAACCACTTATGAAAAAAGCAGAAATACGCCTAAAAAATTTAAACTATCATAATATATCCTTTATTCTTGGAGATGGTACCTATGGCTTAATGGACCATGCGCCCTATGATCGCATCATCGTAACCGCTGCTGCTAGAGAAATCCCACCAACCTTAATCGAACAGTTGAGGCCGGATGGTCGACTTCTCATCCCTGTTGGCAATAAATATGCTCAAGACCTTAGTCTTATAATAAAAGACAGTGAGGGTAATATTACTGTCTCATCAATAGAACCTGTTCGGTTTGTACCCCTTGTTGGAGACTATGAACTATAA